DNA sequence from the Scophthalmus maximus strain ysfricsl-2021 chromosome 1, ASM2237912v1, whole genome shotgun sequence genome:
CACATTAGCGAAGACGATCATGTGGTGTTAACACGAACAATAGAACAAACTCATTCATTTGTCCGTGAATAATTCACCCTTCTTACCTTGTTCGAAGGGCCGGAGGTTCGACTTTGCTCCTCGTACGCCGCCACGTTCTCCCATGTTGCAACCACAGCGTACGTGGGGGTGAATTTGGCATCTGGGAAACCTCGGTGCACTTCCTGGGTGAgcaaatggatgaatgaatggatgaacgatggaaggaaggaaggagaaattgaaaaaaaaaaaggaaatatggaGTGTACAATGGATTTGAACTAATGGATGAAGaactggagaaaagaaagagtcaAATGTGTAGTTAAGAACTGTAttcgtgtttgtgtttattgtatttaataGTTGGACTCTTGCGACCGACCTGGGCCACTCTGTTGAGTACGCTGGGCGTTTCCGTCACCCGGTAGTAAATCTGTCCTCGCCCGCCACTGGTGTCGATGTCGGCCAGGAACGGCGCCACCACGGGGAAATCTGTGGGGAAGCCGTCGTCGACGTACTGCTTTTCCATGGGCAGGTCCTGCGCTGATATGATCCCGTTGGTGGCCACCTACAGGGACAGAGGGTCAAACGTGAATCACCTCCAGTGACGACCCACAACACCATCACCAACCAGTAGAACCTCCTGAGGAACCCTAACAAACTACTGGAACCTTCCCATGGACCCACAGAACCAACCCTCAGATCCACTAATGAACCACAGGAGCCTCTTCAAACACCAGAACCTGGTTCCTGGTTCTACTTAAGTCACCAAACACAACTGTTACTGGCTTCACTTTAATGGTATATAACTGGATAACAGTTATATACCACTTCTTTCTCGGATCCAATGGATTCGACCAGCGGTGGAAGAAACTAAGCACATTGACTCAAGTTAAGGTTCTTCACTCGGCCGATTGTTCTTAAgagtcatattttttaaacaaaaaattgcaaaatgatATGTTTTACAAAGTTAGTTAAAAccagctccacctgcagcagctacacatttaaaatgctgcacACACGTTAGCAACAGTCATAATAATCCCACAATAtgataaacagtaaaaaaaatacaatgaattcTGAATTCTGCttatctaaaagaaaaaaagcacaatacaTTAAGTCTTTATTGCACAGCAGCCACAATGCAGGTTATGGTGTATTGTATTTGTTATCGTagagtatttctatttttatctaAGGTAAATAACCTTAGATTaagttttctattcttattcttttttcttatcaCATTGATAAAACTTCAATTTATCTTcagcaatatatatttataacttttttttttcctggtttaTTTTTCTACAATGAAAAAACTTAGTTTTCCCAAATGAAACAGTTTATGAAAAGCCACCATGTGAACGCAGAGATCGAACACGATGACAGATGTGGAACTCACATAGAGCTGCGCGAAGAGCGAGCTGTAGAAGTAGAAGGGTCTGGGCAGGCTCAGCACTCGGGACGTCTCATCGTCGCCCTCGGCCAGGACCGAGTCTCCGCTCAAAGTGCCGTAAGGGAACAAGTCCGTCCTGTGCACGGCCGCGGCCACACGCACACCGCAGCTCCAGCACAGCAGACACACGGCCAACACGTCCCCCGGCTGCATGGTGCACAGTGCCGGGCTGAGGAGGCAGCTCTGCtcggtcaggaggaggaaggagagagaggaggaggaggaggaggaggaggaggaggaaggagagagaggagagcagcggAGCGGACTgagagaggagcggaggaggaggagagagagggaggagctgaggcgcgctctgattggtcagaggAGCGTTGAGTGACAGCTGGAGGGAACATCTGGATCGAATTAACGAAATGACCAATAGAGCGTTTTTAATCCGGATGTAACTCTATCTGTTTCACAACAatgagagggacacacacacacacactaaacaaacTACATTATACTCTCATAATAGTCCTATATCTCcgttttattatattatgaaaACACTTCATCAGTCAATAATCAGTCCTGTTTACAAACTCttaccatttttttcatttcatttcatttaaactttattaaagAATCATCTTTCCAACCGTCGACACTCACCGTTGTCTGCCACCTGCTGTCTGCCACTGTGAACTGCAGCGTGTGCAATGATTAGTGTAAATGTATATtcttattatattcatatttttcatgttgtgtgagCTAAATGTTCTGTAAATAAACTGGAAACACTTTATGATATTAGAGAATCAGAATGACATCAGGTGAACAGCAGATACAGTGAAGGACAGAGAAGATAAAAGTTATCAAACCATGATTTTAAGAGATGACTGAGTGATTTATGTTTAATTTTCTGACAGTGCATCATGGCTAAGATCCGACCAGCTGCATGTGTTTAGCTTCCTGAAGACCAgacgtctgctgctgctgctgctgagcagctTCTCTTCTACTGCTGAGGTCTCCACCGTGTGACAGGTGGCTTCCGATTGGCTGCTTCGCCTCGGACGTGAGTTTTTAATATAGATGTTGAGTATATGTGGactgtgtgtattcatgtaatccctttttatataaaacaaacatcttcaagcatgtaatgtaaaaaagaaaagaaagtttgtCACTGTAAATTGAGTGATGAGTGtttgctgccccctggtgttcACAGCGAGGAACTGCAGCAAATTATGGCTTCAAGTTTAGGACCtacactgtaaaagaaaatcatactcagaaaaaaaaagttacagcaCATAATGGACTGTGAAAATAAgatcaatagaaaaaaaaggtgaaaacaaatACTGTAATTTCAAAAATCCACTGGGTTATTGCACAGTGCAAATGTCATTACGTTATGTTTAACAATCAATACGTCTCATCTCATCGACCACCTCGAGCTTCACGGACCAAGATgctgtaaacaaataaaactgacagCGTTTAAGTTTGAGCAGAATAGTCAtgcttttattatgaaaatacCTGTAAACACAGTGTGTAAATATACTGGTCAAAATATTCATCGAAATGTGTGTATTAATGTTAATACAGGGGCTGCTGATGTAAACAGCAATTGCCTTGTaacaatttgtaaaaaaaaaaagaagaaaaaaattacttgCTATGTCACTTTATGTGGAAAATTCCCAAATATAAGGTATAAAAGGTCAAATTGAGACAATATCAAACTATGTGCATAGAAGGCTGGAGCCAGCGAGCTCGAGCTAGCAGGCTCCATCACAGGCACTTTTATGCTTGGTAAGAGCTTTGACAGATTCTGCGTTTTTACTTGGCCTATCGACACCAAACTAAATCCAGCAACCACTTGACTGAGGTTGGCAGCATCGCTGCATGTGGCTCTGTTTTCATGCTACGACGTCTTGAACCAGCCACAAtcggtgtgtgtgcgctacGCTGGAGGCAGCGAGACGTAGCCACCAGACCAGTACCAGAACCCGAACCCAGCATACAGAGGTTCAGTGAATACAGTGTtgaaggtgtggaggtggaTCAGTGTGTCGGAGGAGACGGCGAAGAATGACAGAGTGCCGGCGGGGACGTCCACATACACGGCCACTCTGTTGGACACTGGGTCAGAGGTGGAGCTAGTTGTGACCTCGTTGTTGTGATACGCAAGATAAGAACCCTCGGAGCAGATCGGACTGCCGTCGTGAGTGATGGTGCAGCCATGAACGTCGGAGCCGTACAGACTCCAGGACTGATTATTCCGTCCAAACCAACAGTCCAATTTGTCTCCTTTGCGTGCGATTCCTCTGTAACTCACCGCTACGTTGACCATGCCGCTCCAGTCCACCTCCCAGTAGCAGCGGCCGGTCAGAGCGTTGCTGCACAGCAGCTGAAACCGGTGGTCGAATCTGTCCGGACCGTCGGGATACAGCTGAATCTCATCCTCGTAAGTCACCTTCCTGTGGTCGTCGGACAGGATGAGGTTCttgttcactgtgtctgtgtcgaGTGTGAGTTCACAGGAATCTGTGAGACAAGAAGACGCAATGCAGCTGCGGTTATCGATCTGTCAAACCAACTCAAGACATCGGTGATCTGAGTGAGGGACACTTACACTTCTTCAGACCTGGTCTCAGCCATCGGACTCCGTCAGGCTCCACCCTGaagcgagagaggagggtgggaggtgTCAGAGCATCAATTAAAGTCTAAATGATGATCGGTTGAACGTGTGGAAGGATCCTCACCGGAGAGTTTCCAGTCCACATTGTGGACTCCTGAGTCCGGCAGACAGCAGCTCCAGGCCCGAGTCCTGCAGGTGGTTGTTGCTGAGGTCCAGGTCTCTCAGACATGATGACTGGCAGCTGATGACCGAGGCCAGAGTTTCACAGCTTCTCTCCGTCAGGTTACAGCCGCTCAGGCTGCAGAGATGACGATGAAGAAGAGGACACATTACAAGCGTGTTTGATAGTTCATCACCTTTAATGTTGCGTCTGGACGAAGGCTTCATCCACACAACTACGTCTACTGCCACCGTTACGGAGATATGGAGTAAAAACACTTTGGAAACATCGCGTCACAACAATATTTCGCTCGAGTGACGTGATATTTTCATCTACTCGCTCGTcttttgcattgactttgtatgtaatctcattgcGGGAATAATTCCCTTCACATGTGAACACAACAGGAGTAACTGTGTCTTGGTCCAACCTGAGAATCTCCAGTTCACAGTGTGGACTCCTGAGTCCAACAGACAGCAGCTCCAGGCCCAGGTCCTGCAGGTCGTTGTTGCTCAGGTCCAGGACTCTCAGACTGGACGACTGGCAGCTGAGGACCGAGGCCAGAGCTTCACAGCTTCTCTCCGTCAGGTTACAGCCACTCAGGCTGCAGAGACGATAACAAggaatgaaaaggggaaaagttGGTAGTGTCTTTATGTAATGGTGAACAAACCAAACTGTCTGGACACTTACAGAGCTTTGTGAGAGGCTTTGACCACCGGCAGCAGCCGAGTAAGAGGTTCCTCCGAGGCCGAGTATTTCTTCAGGTCAAACACGTCCAGATGTTTTGCTGACGACAGTAAGATGAAGGCCAGAGCCGACCACTGAGCGGCCGACAGATCGCCTGTGCCGAAACTTCCTGACCTCAGATAGCGCTGGATCTCGTCCACGAGAGCACGGTCGTTCAGTTCGTTCAGACAGTGGAACAGGTTAATGCTTTGCTCCGCAGACGTCGTCTCCTCGATCTTCCTCTTGATGTACCGGACTGTGTCCTGGTTGGTCCACGAGCCTTCACCCGTGTGTGTCAACAGGCCTCGTAGGAGAGTCTGATTTGTCTGCAGCGAAAGGCCCAGGAGGAAGCGCAGGAACAAGTCCAGGTGTCCGTTTGGACTCTTCAAGGTTTCGTCCACTGCCCTCTGGTAGAAGTGTGTCTGGGAGGTTGTTTGTTCCTCTGACATCAGATTGAATCCAGACTTGATGTAGGTCTGATGGACATGAAGAGCAGCCAGAAACTCCTGAACACTCAGGTGGACAAAGCAGAACACCATGTCCCAGTACAGGCCTCGCTCCTCTTTAAAGATCTGTGTGAACACTCCTGAGTACACTGAGGCCGCTCTGATGTCGATGCCACAGTCCGTCAGGTCCGATTCATAGAAGATCAggtttcctctctgcagctgctcaaaAGCCAGTTTTCCCAGAGACTCGATCATCTTCCTACTCTCCAGACTCCAGTGTTGATCCGCTTCAGCTCCTCCGTCGTACTTGACCCTCTTCAGTTTGGACTGAACCACCAGGAAGTGGATGTACATCTCCGTCAGGGTCTTGGGcagctcccctccctctctggttTTCAACACATCCTCCAGAACTGTGGCTGTGATCCAGCAGAAGACCGGGATGTGGCACATGATGTGGAGGCTTCGTGAAGTCTGGATGTGGGAGATGATCCCGTTGGCCTGCTCCTCATCATGTCTGAACCTCTTCCTGAAGTACTCCGCCTTCTGTTCGTCAGTGAAGCCTCTGACCTCGGTCACCACGTCAACGCACTCAGCagggatctgattggctgctgcagggCGTGTGGTTATCCAGAGGCGAGCAGACGGCAGCAGTTTCCCCCTGATGAGGTTGGTCAGCAGCACGTCCACTGAGGTGGAGGCTGTGGCATCGGTCAGGATCTCAGCGTTGTCGAAGTCCAGAGGAAGTCGACACTCGTCCAGACCGTCAAAGATGAACACGACCTGGAACTCTTCAAACCTCCGGATTCCTGCTTCCTTGGTCTCACTGAAGAAGTCGTGGATGAGTTCCAAAAGGCTGCACCTTTTCTCCTTCAGCAAATTCAGCTCTCGGAAAGTGAACGGAAACATGAACTGTATGTCCTGGTTGGCTTTGTCTTCGGCCCAGTCCAGAGTGAACTTCTGCGTCAGGACAGTTTTCCCAATGCCAGCCACTCCCTTCGTCATCACCGTCCTGATCGGTCGCTCTCTTCCGGGCGAGGCTCTAAAGATGTCTTCCTGTCTGACGGTTGTTTCTGGTCGGTCTGGTTTCCTGGACGCTGTTTCAATCTGTCTGACCTCATGTTCGCCGTTGACCTCTCCAGTCCCGCCCTCTGTGATGTAGAGATCTGTGTAGATCTGATTCAGGAGCGTCGGGTTTCCTGCTTTCCTGattccctcaaacacacactggaacttCTTCTTCAGCTTAGATTTAAGTTTTCCTTGACAGAGTGGAGCGCGGGATCCTAAATGAACCATATCAAAGAGTTAATCATAAATATAACTATGTGATCATTTCACTGTCTGTGAGAGAAATCTCCGTACCGCTCTGCAGACAGTCCACCAGATCCTTCTGCTTCATCCTCCTCAGGAAGTTCATTGTGATATTCAGAAACgactctctgctgctcctcctctgctcttcgtCCTCCCCGTCCAACACCTCCTCATTCTCCCCCTGACTGTCGAAGCATTCTGGTTCGTCTGCACTCAGGCCCTTATGGATGTTCTTCAGCTCGCTCTTCACGAAGGTGACGatgttctcctccagctcctggaaCAGAAcgacaaacaacaaactaaaatcaTGGAGCCAAACACTCGGATGATCCCTTGCAGTGTGGGGAACAGATGTGAAAGTAGATCAGACCGTAAATACAGAGTCCAGGTGTATTTGATGCCGCTGGGTGGACTGACCACTGGGAACCTCTGAACtctcctgtttgtctctgtggaGGGATCATGAAGAATTAACTGGACATGAATTGGGTTTGTTACCGATATGGCACAGGTACCTACAACACAGATTTTGACGCCTCCAGCTCCGAGTGCAGCCGGTCTGAGCTGTATCAGAGCGAATGATGGACACGGGATGTATGAGCACACCTTGGATGTCTGTAGGTCCGCTCGCCCTCCGTGAGCAGTCTTTGGTGTTTGGGTCCCAGATCACCTCGTTGTTCCAGCTTCCTCCTGATCAACACACGACACGCTCAACACTGAAGACACGTCACAGCAAGAACAATACATCTGACAATATATCtgcttggaaaaacaaaacatactcTGCATTTTAAATCGAGTCAGAACTTACTTGTTTGGAGCAGAGAATATCGGTGGCTCCATGGATTCGTCAATTCTGATGGACACCCAGCTGGGTTCAGGTTCTGGTCCAGGAACTGGTCCAGCTGCACATGAGTCTGGTATCTGAGGAATCctaaaaagacagagaggaaggaacaTTCAGTTCCTctagagctgctttcagacatgcactgtaGTCCGGACATTTCCCCCTGAGGAGGGTttgtgtgagaacgcaaatgacTTTTTCAGGAACTTATCCTTTCCTTTTAAAATTAACCGGCATCTCCATGGACTGGTCGCTCTTCAGTGACACAAAGCTGCGTTCAGATGAAGGTGAGTCTGGTGGCAGGGTGGTGCTGGGAGGCGGAGTTAAAAACCACCTGGGGGGGAAATATTCACTCTTTATTATTCAGTCAAAGAAGCTGCTGAAGAAACTGTCAGATATCGACCAGTAAGACAGAGCACAGATCAATAATGTTTGGAAATATTGGCGCTGGATGATTTCAGTTAAAACAGCAGCTTGCACTACAACAACAGAACTTatgtaaaatgataaataaactgTTTATTTGTCAGAGACTGGTGGAGTGATGGGGTGTGGGTCAGGGAAGGATCTGTTTAAATTAtgatctgaaaaataaaacaaactggttccattttaaatgtcgacagatcttttttctttggagCAAAGAATATCGGTGGCTCCATGGATGCGTCACTTGTGACGGAAGCCCAGCTGGGCTCAGGTTTAGGGTCTGTTCCAGCTACATATGAGTCTGGTCTCTGAGGAATCCTAAAAGACAGGTGGAGGAACATTCAGTTCCTCTTGAGCTGCTTACAGAGGGGCACTGTAGTTCtgatattttcctgaaatttttcAGAGGGGCTGTTTGCgtatgtgaaaatgcaaatgttgtcaATGAATGTACATAAAAACACTTCTTTCCGCAGCAGATTCCTCGTCctgtcccgcctcctgctgctctactgctgccacagaatgttccagaaatgtttctgttggtgtgaacgcgtctgacaaTCTCCTGTGTTCACGGACGTTTCAGAGCATCTCACCtgcctcctctgttctccttcaCACTCCGGGTCGTCTTAAAATGAACCGGCATCTCCATGGACTGGTCGCTCTTCAGTGACACATGGCTGCGTTCAGATGAAGGTGAGTCTGGTCGCAGGATGGTGATGGAAGACGGAGTTAACTCCCAGCTGGGagggaaatatttatttaattgtctACTTTATATTCAACTACTGTATTTGATATTGTACATAGTCACATTCAGACTGACGTTCACTTACTCTGAATCCTCATGAAACTGAGGTGGCTCCATGGACGAGTCAGTCTTGATAGAGAAACAGCTAGacagggaggagacagacagacaggcagataggaggacagacaggcagagaggacgacagtcagacagacagaggaggccagacaggcagagaggacgacagtcagacagacacagaggaggacagacaggcaaataggaggacag
Encoded proteins:
- the LOC118307575 gene encoding NACHT, LRR and PYD domains-containing protein 3, with translation MSSMSRKSEFSRMSQSEDREEEAPSSKTSLRGKHGSQNKVQRWLSSSCPNLEEDSPLSRRSHVNSDQSAEEPVVFKFPTSGVKDRAGGSCFSIKTDSSMEPPQFHEDSDWELTPSSITILRPDSPSSERSHVSLKSDQSMEMPVHFKTTRSVKENRGGRWFLTPPPSTTLPPDSPSSERSFVSLKSDQSMEMPVNFKRIPQIPDSCAAGPVPGPEPEPSWVSIRIDESMEPPIFSAPNKRKLEQRGDLGPKHQRLLTEGERTYRHPRDKQESSEVPSGQSTQRHQIHLDSVFTELEENIVTFVKSELKNIHKGLSADEPECFDSQGENEEVLDGEDEEQRRSSRESFLNITMNFLRRMKQKDLVDCLQSGSRAPLCQGKLKSKLKKKFQCVFEGIRKAGNPTLLNQIYTDLYITEGGTGEVNGEHEVRQIETASRKPDRPETTVRQEDIFRASPGRERPIRTVMTKGVAGIGKTVLTQKFTLDWAEDKANQDIQFMFPFTFRELNLLKEKRCSLLELIHDFFSETKEAGIRRFEEFQVVFIFDGLDECRLPLDFDNAEILTDATASTSVDVLLTNLIRGKLLPSARLWITTRPAAANQIPAECVDVVTEVRGFTDEQKAEYFRKRFRHDEEQANGIISHIQTSRSLHIMCHIPVFCWITATVLEDVLKTREGGELPKTLTEMYIHFLVVQSKLKRVKYDGGAEADQHWSLESRKMIESLGKLAFEQLQRGNLIFYESDLTDCGIDIRAASVYSGVFTQIFKEERGLYWDMVFCFVHLSVQEFLAALHVHQTYIKSGFNLMSEEQTTSQTHFYQRAVDETLKSPNGHLDLFLRFLLGLSLQTNQTLLRGLLTHTGEGSWTNQDTVRYIKRKIEETTSAEQSINLFHCLNELNDRALVDEIQRYLRSGSFGTGDLSAAQWSALAFILLSSAKHLDVFDLKKYSASEEPLTRLLPVVKASHKALLSGCNLTERSCEALASVLSCQSSSLRVLDLSNNDLQDLGLELLSVGLRSPHCELEILSLSGCNLTERSCETLASVISCQSSCLRDLDLSNNHLQDSGLELLSAGLRSPQCGLETLRVEPDGVRWLRPGLKKYSCELTLDTDTVNKNLILSDDHRKVTYEDEIQLYPDGPDRFDHRFQLLCSNALTGRCYWEVDWSGMVNVAVSYRGIARKGDKLDCWFGRNNQSWSLYGSDVHGCTITHDGSPICSEGSYLAYHNNEVTTSSTSDPVSNRVAVYVDVPAGTLSFFAVSSDTLIHLHTFNTVFTEPLYAGFGFWYWSGGYVSLPPA